The Aureimonas mangrovi genome contains the following window.
GGCGTCATCGTGCTTTTCCTTGGCGTGACCGGCCTCATCGGCAAGGTCATGCGCTGGCTGCCGATGCCGATCGTCATGGCGATGATCGCCGGCGCGTTGATCCGCTTCGGCATCGGCGCCGTGACGGCGGTCTCCGCGCTGCCGATCGTGGTCGGCGCCTCGGTGGTCGCGTTCTTCGTGTCGATGCGCTTCGTGAAGGCCGTGCCGCCGGTGCTGAGCGCCCTGGTGGTCGGGCTGATCGCCGCCGCCCTCACCGGCTCCTTCGGCACCAGCGAGGCGGGGATCAGCTTCGTGCTGCCCGAGCTGACAGTGCCGACTTTCACGCTCGACGCCTTCTTCGCGATCGCCGTGCCGCTTGCGATACTGGTGGTCGGGGCCGAGAACGCCCAGGCGACCGGCGTGCTGCTGGCGGAGAAGTATGCTCCGCCTGTCAACGCGATGACGGTGATCTCGGGCGTCGGCGGTATCTTGGCGGGCTTCCTCGGCGGGCACAACGCCAACATCGCCGGCCCGATGACGGCAATCTGCTCGTCCGACCAGGCCGGTGAGAAGCGTGAGGGGCGCTATGCCGCCACGGTCGTCAACGGCGTGCTCTTCGCCGGCTTCGGTATCTTCGCCGGGGTGGTGGTGCCGCTGATCCTGATGCTGCCCGCGCCGCTGATCGGCGCCATTGCCGGGCTTGCCATGATCAACGTCCTGATCATGGCGTTCCAGGCGGCTTTCACGAAGGCCGACGGGTATCAGATCGGTGCTTTCGTGGCTCTCGTGGTCTCGATGTCCAACATCACGATCCTCGGCATCAGCGCGCCGTTCTGGGCACTCTTGTTCGGTGCCATCGTCTCGATGCTCGTCGAAAAGCCGGTGGAGATCGGTCGACGTTCACCAGCCGCAGGCTAGAAGCCTTGCTTCGGGCGAGATGTGCTCTTGGGCGAGGACTTCGTCGGGATGGCACCTTTCCGTGCATGATCTGCACGGAAGCTGCCTGATCGGTTCCACACCGAACTGACGACGTGTTGCAGCTGCAGAGGCCCTGGCCGAACGTCGTTTTTTCTGCCGTCCGGCCGGAACGACCGGTCGTCTTATTTGAGGACTTGCAGGAAGAAGGGCCCGTCGATCTGGAGATCGACGGGCCCTTCCTTGCTACGAAACGACGAAACCTGCGTCGACGGGATCGTTGCGGTTGATCGTCCAGCGCGCGGTGCCCAGGATGCCAGCGGTGCCCTTCACGGTCGGACGGATCGCCTTGAAGCTGCCGAGGGTCGTTTCGCCGACGATGCAGCCCTCGAAGGTGCCGCTGCCGAGAAGGCCCTCGGATCGGATCGGCTGGTTGACGCCGACCTTACCACGCGCTTCGAACATGGCGAGCATCGCGCTCGTGCCCGTACCGCCCGGCGAACGGTCGAGCTGGCCGGCGCTGAAGACGTGGACGTTCTTGTAGAACGCGCCCTCGATCGTCGGCTCGTGCCAGAAGGTCATGAAGTTCAGATTGTTGATGTGCTTCTCGGTCGGATGCTGGATCACCAGCTTCTCGCGAAGCTGCTCGCGCGCGATCAGGCCCATGCGGGAAAGCTCGCTGCCGTTCTCTGGCTTGACCACGAGGCCCGAGCCGCGCAGGTCTATGATGCCGAAATAATTGCCACCCCAGACGAGGTCCGCCTTTAGCTTTCCGTAGGTCGGCAGCTCGATCTCGACGTCCTGCGCGGCGACGTAGGCCGGCACGTTCTCGAAGCGCGTCCAGAGCACTGTGTCGCCCTCATTGGCCACTTCGGCCACGACCAGACCGGCCGTCGTCTCAAATCGGATGGTCGTGCGGCCGTTCTCGCCCCGCGGCACGAAGCCGTGGGCCACCATCGCCATGGCCACCGCGATCGTGCCGTGCCCGCACATGTGTGAATACTCGGCGCCGTCGATATAGATGAGCCCGGCGTCGTATTCACGGCTCGAAGGAGGCGTCAGGAACACCCCGAACATGTCGGGATGCCCTCGCGGCTCGCGCATCAGCGCCTTGCGAAGCCAGTCGTAGTTCGCCTCGAGGAAGGCGCGCTTTTCCAGGATCGAGGAGCCGGCGGGATAGGGGATGCCGCTGTGGATGA
Protein-coding sequences here:
- a CDS encoding benzoate/H(+) symporter BenE family transporter, with translation MAGEEGGRPSHQGGLNVETARRQIIEPGPGIASGLRDLPGNLNLKTGSAGLVAAIFGCSGPALIVIGAADAGNLTDGQTVAWLLAIYGLGGLISFVLALHYKMPVTGAYSIPGAALIAGSLATFPFSEAVGAFIMAGVIVLFLGVTGLIGKVMRWLPMPIVMAMIAGALIRFGIGAVTAVSALPIVVGASVVAFFVSMRFVKAVPPVLSALVVGLIAAALTGSFGTSEAGISFVLPELTVPTFTLDAFFAIAVPLAILVVGAENAQATGVLLAEKYAPPVNAMTVISGVGGILAGFLGGHNANIAGPMTAICSSDQAGEKREGRYAATVVNGVLFAGFGIFAGVVVPLILMLPAPLIGAIAGLAMINVLIMAFQAAFTKADGYQIGAFVALVVSMSNITILGISAPFWALLFGAIVSMLVEKPVEIGRRSPAAG
- a CDS encoding proline racemase family protein, yielding MRIQDAFDVIYTHTEGEPLCIIHSGIPYPAGSSILEKRAFLEANYDWLRKALMREPRGHPDMFGVFLTPPSSREYDAGLIYIDGAEYSHMCGHGTIAVAMAMVAHGFVPRGENGRTTIRFETTAGLVVAEVANEGDTVLWTRFENVPAYVAAQDVEIELPTYGKLKADLVWGGNYFGIIDLRGSGLVVKPENGSELSRMGLIAREQLREKLVIQHPTEKHINNLNFMTFWHEPTIEGAFYKNVHVFSAGQLDRSPGGTGTSAMLAMFEARGKVGVNQPIRSEGLLGSGTFEGCIVGETTLGSFKAIRPTVKGTAGILGTARWTINRNDPVDAGFVVS